The Spirochaetota bacterium nucleotide sequence GTACCACCCTCAAGTATACCTATATAATCAGTATCACTAATGCTACCGATAATACAGTTTGATATTACAAGACCTGTTATATTTCCATTATTCTCAAGATGTATTACAGATTTTGACCCGGTTGATGAGTTGTTCGTTATAACACTGTTCAATATTGAAATATTTGCTGAATTGAGAATATAAATAGCACCTCCGTTGAGTGCGTTGTTGTTTATTATAGATCCTTCTATCCTAGTATTAGGTGAGTTCCAATTATAAATACCACCGCCGTTTTGAGTAGAATTGTTATTCCTTATAACACCTGATATGGAATTACCTGACGAGTTAGCAGTAAGGTAAATCCCGGCACCATAGCTTGCTAGATTATTCAATATTGTAGTATTAATTGTGTTGTTATCAGAGTCATCAAGATGTATAGCACCACCATAACTAATAGCTGAGTTAGAAGTAAGAGTAATATTCACAAGAGTGTTACCCGAGGACTTCTCTAGAAATATTCCAGCACCACCATACTGAGCAGTGTTGTTAGAAACTACTATATTTTCTATCAACAAACTAGATGAATTCTTGATGTATATACCCCCACCTTTAGTCTGACTAGCGACACCGCCGTTAGCA carries:
- a CDS encoding right-handed parallel beta-helix repeat-containing protein translates to GEVKVAQGVYTPGSGLNSSDTGFSITTNGLKVIGGWNSDFSSVVGYSELDGNNNLYHIVVIDGVANAQLKNFVIRRGSANGGVASQTKGGGIYIKNSSSLLIENIVVSNNTAQYGGAGIFLEKSSGNTLVNITLTSNSAISYGGAIHLDDSDNNTINTTILNNLASYGAGIYLTANSSGNSISGVIRNNNSTQNGGGIYNWNSPNTRIEGSIINNNALNGGAIYILNSANISILNSVITNNSSTGSKSVIHLENNGNITGLVISNCIIGSISDTDYIGILEGGTSDTTGHVLAANKFVTNKLRYLYREYTGSRLITNLPADWININNTSLLDTASGSDNNTVVSF